One region of Mangifera indica cultivar Alphonso chromosome 3, CATAS_Mindica_2.1, whole genome shotgun sequence genomic DNA includes:
- the LOC123210316 gene encoding pyridoxal 5'-phosphate synthase-like subunit PDX1.2: MAEDGVVTLYNSSAITDAKKSPFSIKVGLAQLLRGGAIVEVSNVEQAKIAEAAGAFSVIVSEPARRGIKRMPDPSLIKSIKQVVNVPVMSRVRVGHFVEAQILESVEVDYVDESEFLGFADESNYINKHNFRCPFVCGCANLGEALRRVREGSAIIRIQGDLCGSGNVAETVKNVRAVMGDIRVLNNMDEDEVFAFAKKIAAPYDLVAQTKQMGRLPVVQFAAGGIVTPADAALMMQLGCDGVFVGSEVFDSLDPYKRVRGIVQAIRHYNDPHVLVESSCGLEDVMAGLNLNEDRIEQFGQEGV; this comes from the coding sequence ATGGCAGAAGACGGAGTCGTCACACTCTACAACAGCAGCGCCATCACCGACGCCAAGAAGAGCCCGTTTTCCATCAAAGTTGGTCTGGCTCAATTGCTGCGTGGTGGGGCCATTGTTGAAGTCTCCAATGTGGAACAAGCAAAGATCGCGGAAGCTGCTGGAGCTTTTTCTGTAATAGTGTCTGAGCCTGCTAGACGTGGCATTAAGCGTATGCCTGATCCTTctcttattaaaagtatcaaacAAGTGGTTAATGTTCCTGTGATGTCACGTGTCCGTGTTGGGCACTTCGTTGAAGCTCAGATTCTGGAGAGTGTTGAGGttgattatgttgatgaaaGTGAGTTTTTGGGTTTTGCTGATGaaagtaattatattaataaacatAACTTTAGGTGTCCTTTTGTGTGTGGATGTGCAAATCTTGGGGAGGCTTTGAGGAGAGTGAGGGAAGGTTCAGCTATTATAAGGATTCAGGGGGACTTATGTGGGTCTGGTAATGTAGCTGAGACTGTTAAAAATGTGAGGGCTGTGATGGGAGATATCAGGGTTTTGAATAACATGGATGAAGATGAGGTCTTTGCGTTTGCAAAGAAGATTGCTGCACCTTATGATTTGGTGGCTCAGACTAAGCAAATGGGGAGGCTGCCTGTTGTGCAATTTGCTGCCGGCGGCATTGTGACTCCTGCAGATGCAGCGTTGATGATGCAGTTGGGATGCGATGGTGTGTTTGTGGGTTCAGAGGTGTTTGACTCACTGGATCCGTATAAGAGAGTGAGGGGTATTGTGCAAGCTATTAGGCATTATAATGATCCCCATGTGTTGGTGGAGAGTAGTTGTGGATTGGAGGATGTGATGGCGGGGCTTAATCTTAATGAGGACAGGATCGAACAGTTTGGTCAAGAGGGCGTGTAA
- the LOC123212215 gene encoding pyridoxal 5'-phosphate synthase-like subunit PDX1.2 has product MADVVVPVHSSSTMVGEKSSQFMAKLGLVQRLQGGVIIEVTDVEQAKIAEEAGACSVVIHHGISRPNPYLIKEVKQAVSIPIMARVRVGHFVEAQILEAMGVDYVDESELLGIADADHYINKNRFNVPFACECQNLEEAMMRVAEGAAIIWLQGTRNEWSPSPSGTVVETVGNVRSVMKKIRSLTNEDEDEALTFSMEMGVPYDVVAQTKQIGRLPVVQIAAGGIETPADAALMMQLGCDGVLVGSHIFDGLDPFRQVRSIVQAVKYYNDPYELMEICFGLEVAEAASETEDF; this is encoded by the coding sequence ATGGCTGATGTTGTTGTACCTGTCCATAGCAGTAGTACCATGGTTGGGGAGAAGAGCAGCCAATTCATGGCCAAGTTGGGACTGGTTCAAAGGCTGCAAGGTGGGGTTATTATTGAAGTCACTGATGTAGAGCAAGCCAAGATAGCCGAGGAAGCTGGAGCATGTTCCGTTGTCATTCACCATGGGATATCTCGGCCAAATCCATACCTCATCAAGGAAGTCAAGCAAGCAGTCTCAATTCCCATAATGGCCAGAGTTCGAGTTGGGCATTTTGTTGAAGCGCAGATACTGGAAGCAATGGGTGTAGACTATGTTGATGAGAGTGAACTTCTAGGTATTGCTGATGCCGACCACTATATTAATAAGAACAGATTTAATGTGCCATTTGCTTGTGAATGTCAGAATCTTGAGGAGGCAATGATGAGAGTAGCAGAAGGGGCAGCGATTATTTGGCTGCAAGGGACCAGAAATGAGTGGAGTCCATCTCCATCAGGAACAGTCGTTGAGACAGTTGGGAATGTGAGGTCAGTAATGAAAAAGATAAGAAGTCTGACaaatgaggatgaagatgaggCTTTAACATTTTCAATGGAGATGGGGGTGCCTTATGATGTTGTTGCCCAGACCAAGCAAATTGGCCGGCTGCCTGTGGTGCAAATTGCAGCTGGAGGCATTGAGACGCCTGCTGATGCGGCACTTATGATGCAATTGGGGTGTGATGGGGTCCTTGTAGGATCACATATATTTGACGGTTTGGATCCGTTCAGGCAAGTTCGTTCTATTGTTCAGGCTGTCAAATATTACAATGATCCGTATGAATTAATGGAGATTTGCTTTGGATTAGAGGTTGCTGAGGCAGCCAGTGAAACTGAAGATTTTTAG
- the LOC123212033 gene encoding kinesin-like protein KIN-13B, whose translation MNGRQGGQRSGAAGVQVHHQRQWSSDNLLESSSNGRWLQSAGLQHLQQPNTSMPPLQEYNFYGGAGGGGGQGSRMYRTGQRGFNGGNEFYTEPSTPPVSSRPSSQRKSGEQSPNEFSPGLLDLHSFDTELLPEMPVTGLYDGTSQYNPVRGRSFDDSEPYMLINKQTGRARGLPENNVLKSFAADKEKTSSVAKIKVVVRKRPLNKKELAKNEEDIIETHSNSVTVHETKLKVDLTEYVEKHEFVFDAVLNEEVSNDEVYHETVEPIVPIIFQRTKATCFAYGQTGSGKTYTMKPLPLKASRDILRLMHHTYRNQGFQLFVSFFEIYGGKLFDLLSDRKKLCMREDGKQQVCIVGLQEYRVSDVEMIRELIERGNSTRSTGTTGANEESSRSHAILQLAIKRSVDGNESKPPRLVGKLSFIDLAGSERGADTTDNDKQTRMEGAEINKSLLALKECIRALDNDQGHIPFRGSKLTEVLRDSFVGNSRTVMISCISPSSGSCEHTLNTLRYADRVKSLSKGNNPKKDILSSTINLKESTTVPLSSVLPTASAYEDDADGWPDQIERDDFDASEDSYEPEKPVWKKTGKLEPFSLPTSEDKLQNPKGQTKWKEQPKSGFKNSDDELSALLQEEEDLVNAHRKQVEDTMNIVREEMNLLVEADQPGNQLDDYVARLNTILSQKAAGIMELQTRLVQFQRRLKEHNVLVSSSGY comes from the exons ATGAACGGGAGGCAGGGAGGGCAGAGATCCGGTGCGGCAGGGGTGCAGGTGCACCACCAGAGGCAGTGGTCGTCCGATAACCTGTTGGAGAGTTCGTCGAATGGGAGATGGCTTCAGTCTGCTGGACTTCAGCACTTGCAACAGCCTAACACTTCAATGCCTCCTCTTCAG GAGTATAATTTCTATGGCGGTGCCGGTGGTGGAGGAGGGCAAGGTTCGAGAATGTATAGGACTGGACAGAGGGGATTTAATGGAGGAAACGAGTTTTACACAGAGCCTTCAACACCACCAGTTAGTTCCCGGCCTTCAAGCCAGAGGAAGAGTGGTGAGCAGTCACCAAATGAGTTCAGTCCTGGACTATTGGATCTGCATTCTTTTGATACTGAACTCCTTCCTGAG ATGCCAGTTACAGGCCTGTATGATGGTACCTCTCAATATAATCCTGTCCGAGGCCGAAGCTTTGATGACTCTGAACCCTATATGTTAATCAATAAACAGACAGGTAGAGCTCGTGGTTTGCCAGAGAACAACGTCCTGAAAAGCTTTGCTGCTGACAAAGAGAAGACTAGTTCTGTTGCAAAGATTAAAGTTGTG GTGCGCAAGAGGCCTCTCAATAAAAAGGAGTTGGCAAAGAATGAGGAGGATATTATTGAGACACATTCTAATTCTGTGACAGTTCATGAGACTAAACTTAAG GTTGACCTAACAGAATATGTTGAGAAGCATGAATTTGTTTTCGATGCTGTGCTGAATGAGGAGGTTTCAAATGATGAG GTGTATCATGAGACTGTGGAGCCCATAGTTCCTATTATTTTTCAACGCACCAAAGCAACGTGCTTTGCATATGGGCAAACAG GAAGTGGAAAGACCTATACTATGAAACCGTTGCCCCTCAAAGCATCACGAGATATATTGAGGTTGATGCACCATACTTATCGGAACCAAGGATTTCAGTTGTTTGTCAGCTTCTTTGAAATATATGGAGGGAAATTGTTTGATCTCCTTAGTGATCGGAA AAAACTTTGCATGCGAGAGGATGGTAAGCAGCAAGTTTGCATTGTGGGTTTGCAAGAGTATAGGGTATCAGATGTTGAGATGATTAGGGAGCTCATTGAGAGAGGTAATTCCACAAGAAGTACAGGCACGACTGGTGCTAATGAGGAATCCTCCCGCTCGCATGCCATACTTCAGCTCGCTATTAAGAGGTCAGTTGATGGCAATGAATCAAAGCCTCCACGTCTTGTTGGAAAACTTTCTTTTATAGATCTTGCTGGAAGTGAACGTGGTGCTGATACTACAGATAATGACAAACAGACAAG AATGGAAGGTGCTGAGATTAATAAGAGCTTACTTGCACTAAAGGAATGCATAAGGGCTCTTGACAATGACCAGGGTCACATTCCTTTCAGAGGCAGTAAATTAACGGAGGTTCTGAGGGATTCATTTGTAGGCAATTCACGCACTGTCATGATATCATGCATTTCACCAAGCTCGGGTTCTTGTGAGCATACTCTCAACACCTTAAGATATGCTGACAG GGTGAAGAGTCTTTCAAAAGGGAATAATCCTAAAAAGGATATTTTGTCTTCAACTATAAACCTCAAGGAGTCAACTACAGTTCCCTTATCTTCAGTTTTACCAACTGCATCTGCCTATGAGGATGATGCTGATGGATGGCCTGATCAAATTGAAAGAGATGATTTTGATGCATCGGAAGATTCATATGAACCAGAGAAACCAGTATGGAAGAAAACTGGAAAGTTAGAGCCATTCAGTCTCCCTACATCAGAAGACAAGTTACAAAACCCCAAGGGTCAGACGAAATGGAAGGAGCAGCCAAAATCTGGTTTTAAGAACTCAGATGATGAATTGAGCGCCCTCCTACAG GAAGAAGAGGATCTTGTAAATGCTCATCGAAAGCAAGTGGAGGACACTATGAATATTGTTAGAGAG GAGATGAATCTATTGGTTGAAGCAGATCAACCAGGGAATCAACTGGATGATTATGTAGCTAGATTGAATACCATTCTTTCTCAGAAGGCTGCCGGCATCATGGAATTACAGACCCGTCTAGTGCAGTTCCAGAGGCGGCTAAAAGAACACAATGTTTTAGTATCGAGTTCTGGTTACTGA